In Candidatus Sulfurimonas marisnigri, a single genomic region encodes these proteins:
- a CDS encoding DUF445 domain-containing protein, with amino-acid sequence MKFNKSFITNIIAALLVALSYILESECSSLLLYTGLFALSGALTNQLAIHMLFERVPLLYGSGVIPARFESFKESIKTLMMSQFFTQEQLDNFFKSEEKKIELAPIIEETDFSPAFDALSKTVMESSFGGMLGMFGGESALEGLREPFSLKMKSAVIKIVKSEAFNNTLQTHMQNSSLSSDMINSIEEVIDSRLDELTPQIVKEIVQKLIHEHLSWLVVWGGVFGGLIGLISSFIF; translated from the coding sequence TTGAAATTTAATAAAAGCTTTATAACAAACATTATAGCTGCACTATTGGTAGCTTTATCATATATACTAGAGAGTGAGTGCAGTTCACTTCTACTATATACAGGTCTTTTCGCTCTTTCTGGTGCGCTTACAAATCAACTTGCTATTCACATGTTGTTTGAGCGTGTACCACTACTTTATGGCTCAGGAGTAATACCAGCAAGATTTGAATCATTTAAGGAGTCTATAAAAACCCTTATGATGAGTCAGTTTTTCACCCAAGAACAGTTGGATAACTTCTTTAAAAGTGAAGAGAAAAAAATAGAGCTAGCACCAATCATAGAAGAGACAGACTTTAGCCCGGCATTTGACGCTCTTAGTAAAACAGTTATGGAGTCATCTTTTGGAGGGATGCTTGGCATGTTTGGTGGAGAGAGTGCGCTGGAAGGTCTGCGTGAACCATTTTCTTTAAAAATGAAAAGCGCAGTTATTAAAATCGTAAAAAGTGAGGCTTTTAACAATACTCTGCAAACTCATATGCAAAACTCATCTTTAAGCAGTGATATGATTAACTCTATCGAAGAAGTTATTGATAGCAGATTAGATGAGCTAACTCCACAAATTGTTAAGGAGATAGTTCAAAAACTAATACATGAACATCTCTCATGGCTCGTTGTGTGGGGTGGTGTTTTTGGTGGATTAATTGGATTGATAAGTTCGTTTATATTTTAA
- a CDS encoding RNA-binding S4 domain-containing protein: protein MKYELEDDYIELFKLLKVLDLVDSGAQAKILVGDGYVKRNGEFELRKRAKIRSGDTIEIADVIIEVV, encoded by the coding sequence ATGAAGTATGAGTTAGAAGATGATTATATAGAGCTTTTTAAGCTGCTAAAAGTTTTAGACTTAGTTGATAGCGGAGCACAAGCTAAGATACTGGTTGGGGATGGATATGTAAAGAGGAATGGTGAATTTGAGCTAAGAAAAAGAGCTAAAATCCGTAGTGGCGATACTATAGAAATAGCTGATGTAATTATTGAAGTTGTTTAA
- a CDS encoding cold-shock protein — translation MAELLDGSVKWFNEEKGYGFIQQDNGGSDIFVHFRQVNRTGQGRVSLAEGQKVTYEVGEGQKGPQAENVTPL, via the coding sequence ATGGCAGAATTGCTAGACGGATCAGTTAAATGGTTCAACGAAGAAAAAGGTTACGGTTTTATTCAACAAGATAATGGTGGGAGTGATATTTTTGTTCACTTTCGTCAAGTAAACAGAACAGGTCAAGGACGTGTTTCTCTAGCTGAAGGTCAAAAAGTGACTTATGAAGTTGGCGAAGGTCAAAAAGGCCCTCAAGCCGAGAACGTAACACCTCTATAG
- a CDS encoding acetate/propionate family kinase, with the protein MKIAVINSGSSSIKFQLFDMNTELVLASVLVEKIGEFSSSTIFKHNEKKVVITSVIDNHHEGLKNIIILLSQNNIIKDFSSLDAIGHRVVHGGEEFKKSTLIDEYVINKIRELIPLAPLHNPANLEGITISRKKAPFVKQIAVFDTAFHSTMPKEAYLYALDYEMYEKHKIRRYGFHGTSHSYVLKETAKIFKKSVDELNIITLHLGNGASACAIQNGKSIDTSMGFTPLEGLIMGTRSGDVDPAIIIYMQRELGMGVDEVDNLLNKKSGLLGICGSNDVRSIIESDSEKSKLALNMMIRRIKKYIGSYMALLGRVDAIVFTGGIGENSQYIRDKVLDNHLAGSIKILVINTDEELEIARECIKVLEK; encoded by the coding sequence GTGAAAATAGCAGTAATAAACTCTGGAAGTTCATCTATTAAATTTCAGCTTTTTGACATGAATACAGAATTAGTTTTAGCTAGTGTTTTGGTTGAAAAAATAGGAGAGTTTAGTTCCTCGACAATATTTAAACATAATGAAAAAAAGGTTGTAATTACCTCAGTTATAGATAATCATCATGAAGGTTTAAAAAACATAATAATACTTTTGTCCCAAAACAATATAATTAAAGACTTTTCATCATTAGATGCAATAGGGCACAGAGTTGTCCATGGTGGAGAAGAGTTTAAAAAATCAACTCTTATAGATGAATATGTTATAAATAAGATAAGAGAACTTATACCTCTAGCCCCACTGCATAACCCAGCAAATTTAGAGGGGATTACTATTAGTAGAAAAAAAGCACCGTTTGTTAAGCAAATAGCTGTTTTTGATACAGCATTTCACTCAACTATGCCAAAAGAGGCTTACCTGTATGCATTGGATTATGAGATGTATGAAAAACATAAGATAAGGCGATACGGTTTTCATGGAACATCACACTCTTATGTATTAAAAGAGACAGCAAAAATATTTAAAAAGAGTGTTGATGAGCTAAACATAATAACTCTTCATCTTGGAAATGGTGCAAGTGCGTGTGCAATACAAAATGGAAAAAGTATAGATACCTCTATGGGTTTTACTCCACTAGAGGGGCTAATTATGGGAACTAGAAGCGGTGATGTAGACCCTGCTATTATCATTTACATGCAAAGAGAACTGGGGATGGGTGTTGATGAGGTGGATAATCTTTTAAACAAAAAATCTGGCTTACTTGGTATTTGCGGCAGTAATGATGTAAGAAGTATAATAGAGAGTGATAGCGAAAAATCAAAATTAGCACTAAATATGATGATAAGAAGAATTAAAAAATATATTGGCTCGTATATGGCTCTTTTGGGTAGAGTAGATGCTATAGTTTTCACAGGCGGTATAGGTGAAAATTCTCAGTATATCAGAGATAAAGTTTTAGACAACCATTTAGCAGGTTCAATTAAAATATTAGTTATAAATACTGATGAAGAGTTAGAAATAGCTCGTGAGTGCATAAAGGTTTTAGAAAAATAG
- the pta gene encoding phosphate acetyltransferase: MKIKSLYISAQEKDAGTIFVSMGIMEILKRNIDRVAFFRPIIFKKDKKDNDINFILKRYNIDMDYEDSYGFDIDYVEKMISQHRTNELINQLIQKFKKLEDKYDFVLCEGVRRSFLTTTINYDLNIKIAQNFGSAVINIINAKNSTVLDVYENMLIEKENLKSEGCVHFATFINRLDSEQHKSLQSTLKSGDKNCYLLKEVAELDMLTIQDVIEGLGAKSVSMREKDHTRIIRDVKVAALTLDNFLQYLEEDDLVIVPADRSDIILGLFGSLYSNNYPNVSGIIFPFSMKAHPNIKKLLDGLDGFNIPIISIDTNTYETARNISKVSARIRVTSERKIALVLGMFNANTDIESIERRITSTYSTTMTPVMFEYKLFEMARSNKKRIVLPESKDERILRAAEIIIRRGVADVILLGNEKEVRENYMRLGVDLSGATIIDYKNSKLLDEFTDAFFKQREAKGLSKLAARDAMQHVNYFATMMVHLGYADGMVSGAIHSTGETIRPALQIIKTTPDTSIVSSVFFMCLKTKVLVYGDCAVNQDPDAEALAQIAYSSSKTAEAFGIDPKVAMLSYSTGESGTGADVDKVKEATGIFKSLHPDILVEGPIQYDAAIDADVAASKLPNSKVAGKATVFIFPDLNTGNNTYKAVQRSSGAVAIGPILQGLNKPINDLSRGCSVDDIVNTVAITAIQAGQVK; this comes from the coding sequence ATGAAGATAAAATCACTCTACATATCGGCACAAGAAAAAGATGCAGGGACTATTTTTGTTTCTATGGGAATTATGGAAATATTAAAAAGAAACATTGACCGCGTTGCTTTTTTCCGTCCCATAATATTTAAAAAAGATAAAAAAGATAATGATATAAACTTTATTTTAAAGCGTTACAACATTGATATGGACTATGAAGATAGCTATGGATTTGACATAGACTATGTTGAAAAAATGATATCACAACATAGAACTAATGAGCTAATAAACCAGCTTATTCAAAAATTTAAAAAACTTGAAGACAAGTATGACTTTGTCCTTTGTGAAGGGGTTCGTCGCTCTTTTTTAACAACAACAATAAACTATGATTTAAATATAAAAATAGCACAAAATTTTGGTTCAGCGGTAATAAATATTATCAATGCAAAAAACAGCACTGTTTTAGATGTATATGAAAATATGCTTATAGAGAAAGAAAATCTTAAAAGTGAAGGGTGTGTTCATTTTGCAACATTTATAAATAGACTTGATAGTGAGCAACATAAAAGCTTGCAATCGACACTTAAGAGTGGCGATAAAAATTGTTATCTTTTAAAAGAGGTAGCAGAACTTGACATGTTGACAATTCAAGATGTTATAGAAGGACTTGGTGCAAAGAGTGTTTCTATGAGAGAGAAGGACCATACAAGAATAATAAGAGATGTAAAAGTTGCGGCACTGACTTTGGATAATTTTCTACAATACCTTGAAGAGGATGACTTAGTGATAGTTCCAGCAGATAGATCTGATATTATTCTTGGACTTTTTGGTTCTCTTTACTCTAATAACTATCCAAATGTATCTGGAATAATCTTTCCATTTAGCATGAAGGCTCATCCAAATATTAAAAAATTACTCGATGGATTAGATGGCTTTAATATTCCAATCATAAGTATTGACACAAATACATATGAAACAGCTAGAAATATATCAAAAGTTTCTGCAAGAATCAGAGTTACAAGTGAGAGAAAAATAGCTCTTGTCCTTGGTATGTTCAATGCAAATACAGATATAGAGTCAATAGAGAGAAGAATTACTAGTACTTACAGTACAACAATGACACCGGTAATGTTTGAGTACAAACTTTTTGAGATGGCACGCTCTAATAAAAAAAGAATTGTTTTACCAGAGAGTAAAGATGAGAGAATACTGCGAGCGGCAGAGATAATTATCCGTCGTGGGGTTGCAGATGTAATACTCCTTGGTAATGAGAAAGAAGTAAGAGAAAACTATATGAGACTAGGTGTTGATTTAAGTGGTGCTACTATAATTGATTATAAGAACTCAAAACTTTTGGATGAGTTTACAGATGCCTTTTTTAAACAAAGAGAAGCAAAGGGTTTAAGTAAGCTTGCGGCTAGAGATGCAATGCAACATGTTAATTACTTCGCAACAATGATGGTTCACTTGGGATATGCAGATGGGATGGTGAGTGGTGCTATTCACTCAACTGGTGAGACTATTAGACCTGCTCTTCAAATCATAAAAACAACACCAGATACTTCGATAGTCTCTAGTGTCTTTTTTATGTGTTTAAAAACCAAGGTTTTAGTCTATGGAGATTGTGCTGTAAATCAAGATCCAGATGCCGAAGCTTTGGCACAAATCGCATATTCATCTTCTAAGACAGCAGAAGCCTTTGGCATTGATCCTAAAGTTGCAATGTTGTCATACTCAACAGGTGAGAGTGGAACAGGCGCAGATGTAGACAAGGTAAAAGAGGCAACTGGAATTTTTAAATCTTTGCATCCAGACATTTTGGTTGAGGGTCCTATTCAGTATGATGCAGCTATAGATGCAGATGTGGCAGCCAGCAAGCTTCCAAATTCAAAAGTTGCAGGAAAGGCTACAGTTTTTATTTTCCCTGATTTAAACACTGGAAATAACACATATAAGGCTGTTCAGCGTTCAAGCGGAGCTGTAGCAATAGGTCCAATACTTCAAGGTCTGAATAAACCTATTAATGATTTAAGTAGAGGATGCTCGGTTGATGATATCGTAAATACCGTAGCAATTACAGCCATTCAAGCAGGGCAGGTAAAGTGA
- a CDS encoding YchJ family protein, whose translation MSCICGNKKDYNECCGAIINSNIKASSAEELMRSRYSAYVKGDSNYLIKTLVANNRHADDAELIEEFSNSVKWLKLDVLHVEQNIVEFKAYYKDIDSIKVLHEKSNFIFKNGMWLYVDGELFNSKVERNESCPCGSAKKFKKCCG comes from the coding sequence ATGAGCTGTATATGTGGGAATAAAAAAGATTATAATGAGTGTTGTGGAGCAATAATAAATAGCAATATAAAAGCCTCCTCCGCAGAAGAACTTATGCGTAGCAGATATAGTGCTTATGTAAAAGGAGACAGCAACTACCTTATTAAAACATTAGTTGCTAATAATAGACATGCAGATGATGCAGAGCTTATTGAAGAGTTTAGCAACTCTGTAAAGTGGCTGAAACTTGACGTGCTACATGTAGAGCAAAATATTGTTGAATTTAAGGCTTATTATAAAGATATAGATTCCATAAAAGTCTTACATGAAAAAAGTAACTTTATTTTTAAAAATGGAATGTGGCTATATGTAGACGGTGAACTTTTCAACTCAAAAGTAGAGCGAAATGAGAGCTGTCCTTGCGGAAGTGCAAAAAAGTTTAAAAAATGTTGTGGCTAA
- a CDS encoding GNAT family N-acetyltransferase, whose protein sequence is MQIRELDLKELYTAYEVVCQLRTELTYKEFEDLIYDMRSIDYKMIGIFDVDELITYTGVAVSTNLYHKRHLYVYDLVTDVKHRNKGYAKMMLEYLHDYAKMGMCKNIVLSSGVEKEKAHLFYEKYGFIKKSFVFLKSV, encoded by the coding sequence ATGCAAATAAGAGAACTAGATTTAAAAGAATTATATACTGCTTATGAGGTGGTTTGTCAACTTAGAACGGAACTCACTTATAAAGAGTTTGAAGACTTAATATATGACATGAGAAGTATTGATTATAAGATGATTGGCATATTTGATGTAGATGAACTCATAACATATACTGGTGTCGCCGTTTCTACCAACCTTTACCATAAAAGACATCTATATGTATATGATTTGGTTACAGATGTGAAGCATAGAAATAAGGGGTATGCAAAAATGATGCTTGAATATCTGCACGATTATGCAAAGATGGGCATGTGTAAAAATATAGTCTTATCTTCAGGAGTTGAGAAAGAAAAGGCACATCTATTTTATGAAAAATATGGTTTTATAAAAAAAAGTTTTGTCTTTTTAAAAAGTGTTTAG
- a CDS encoding FAD-dependent oxidoreductase: MATKNFEVIIVGAGVSGTALAYEIARYTDIKSVGIIEKYGDIATLNSSAKGNSQTMHVGDIETNYTLEKAAVTKRTAKMVEKYCLQHHYQNEIIYSHQKMALGVGEKEVEFLLHRYEEFSELFPYLEVWSKERLKELEPRVVFDEDGNERKENIVAIGTRDQWTTVEFGKLSKSFIENAKKESDVDVELFLNTQVLDIEKSKKRGYIVKTANDTYYADFVVVDAGAHSLFLAHRMGFGLELGCLPVAGSFYMTEQKLLNGKVYMVQNPKLPFAALHGDPDVLADGNTRFGPTALVLPKLERYKSGTYMDFWKTLRFDTKIATALWKLLKESDIRNYLFRNFLYEIPFFNKYLFLRDARKIVPGLKLDEFNYAPGFGGVRPQVLDKEQQKLMLGEASIFTGEGLIFNMTPSPGATSCLGNAERDLKYICKYIGKNFDEEKFNDELTEGEYCALPEPIASQKAIVNLIRAEIARTDEKYFKDMNQNKPDDTFWNKPHSKLK, translated from the coding sequence ATGGCAACTAAGAACTTTGAAGTTATTATTGTAGGTGCTGGCGTTTCTGGGACAGCATTAGCATACGAGATTGCAAGATATACTGACATTAAGTCTGTTGGTATTATTGAGAAGTATGGAGATATAGCAACTTTAAATTCTAGTGCTAAGGGAAATTCTCAGACAATGCATGTCGGGGATATTGAAACTAACTATACTTTGGAAAAAGCAGCGGTTACAAAACGTACTGCTAAGATGGTTGAGAAATACTGCCTACAACACCATTATCAAAATGAGATAATATATTCACACCAAAAAATGGCTTTGGGTGTGGGCGAAAAAGAGGTTGAGTTTCTACTTCACCGCTATGAAGAGTTCTCTGAACTGTTTCCATATTTAGAGGTATGGAGCAAGGAAAGACTTAAAGAGTTGGAACCTCGTGTTGTTTTTGATGAAGATGGGAATGAGAGAAAAGAAAATATAGTTGCTATTGGCACTAGGGACCAGTGGACAACCGTTGAATTTGGGAAACTTTCAAAATCTTTCATTGAAAATGCAAAAAAAGAATCAGATGTAGATGTAGAACTCTTTTTAAATACTCAAGTTTTAGATATAGAAAAAAGTAAAAAGCGTGGTTATATTGTTAAAACTGCAAACGATACTTACTATGCTGACTTTGTAGTTGTAGACGCCGGAGCTCACTCTCTGTTTTTAGCACATAGAATGGGTTTTGGCCTAGAACTAGGTTGTTTGCCGGTTGCAGGTAGTTTTTATATGACCGAACAAAAGCTGTTAAACGGTAAAGTTTATATGGTTCAAAATCCTAAACTCCCATTTGCAGCTCTTCATGGTGACCCTGATGTTCTAGCTGATGGAAACACACGCTTTGGTCCAACTGCCTTAGTTCTCCCAAAGCTAGAGCGTTACAAAAGTGGTACATATATGGACTTTTGGAAAACTCTTAGATTTGACACAAAAATTGCTACTGCATTGTGGAAACTGCTAAAAGAGAGTGATATCCGTAACTATCTTTTTAGAAATTTTCTTTATGAGATTCCATTTTTCAATAAGTATCTATTTTTAAGAGATGCTAGAAAAATTGTGCCTGGGCTTAAGCTTGATGAATTCAATTATGCTCCTGGTTTTGGTGGTGTTCGTCCACAAGTTTTAGATAAAGAGCAACAAAAATTGATGCTAGGCGAGGCTTCTATCTTTACAGGTGAGGGTCTAATTTTCAACATGACGCCATCTCCGGGTGCAACTTCATGTTTGGGCAATGCTGAGAGAGATTTGAAATATATTTGTAAATATATTGGTAAAAACTTCGATGAAGAAAAATTCAATGATGAGCTTACGGAGGGTGAATACTGTGCACTTCCAGAGCCTATTGCATCTCAAAAAGCCATTGTTAATCTAATCCGCGCAGAGATTGCAAGAACGGATGAAAAATATTTTAAAGATATGAATCAAAATAAACCTGATGATACTTTTTGGAATAAACCACATAGTAAACTTAAGTAA
- a CDS encoding ABC-F family ATP-binding cassette domain-containing protein, with amino-acid sequence MVYVNNLIMRFGNRVLFQDINLKLDRHKRYGLIGANGAGKTTFLKILCGQIDEYEGDISIENGAKVGVLGQNQFAFEEYTIMDAVLYGNKRLYDAIKEKELLYATGDFEDDAVNDRLAELEVISVEEDPTYEYDVNIAKILENVGIPASKHYDLMSSLDSADKFKVLLAQVLYPKPDVLFLDEPTNNLDIETISWLENELQRHEGTMVVISHDRHFLNAVVTNILDVDYQKIREFTGTYDDWYIAANVIAKQQELGNAKKEKEKEELEAFVRRFSANASKAKQATSRQRKLDKLVIDDIKPSSRRDPSIVFKAKRVMGDEALNLVNINHSYGDNEVLKDINLKFDPDEKVALIGPNGAGKTTLVKIIMEEMKPTSGEVHWGATVENSYFPQDTADTIKGKGTLYDWLRGFDPKRDIAEIRNCLGRMLFNGEQQEKSVVSISGGEKHRMMLSKMMLEGGNFLVLDEPSNHLDLEAIIALGEALLNFKGNVICVSHDRELLDAFANRIIEIHADGSLTDFKGSYEEYAEAKVSGRI; translated from the coding sequence ATGGTATATGTAAATAATTTAATAATGCGCTTTGGAAATAGAGTTCTATTTCAAGACATAAATCTTAAACTAGATCGTCATAAAAGATATGGACTTATCGGTGCAAATGGCGCTGGTAAAACAACTTTCTTAAAAATTCTTTGTGGTCAAATCGATGAATATGAAGGCGATATCAGTATTGAAAATGGTGCTAAAGTTGGAGTTCTAGGGCAAAATCAGTTTGCTTTTGAAGAGTATACAATTATGGATGCTGTTTTATACGGTAACAAAAGACTTTACGATGCAATCAAAGAGAAAGAGTTACTTTATGCAACTGGTGACTTTGAAGATGATGCTGTTAATGACCGTCTTGCTGAGCTAGAAGTTATCTCTGTTGAAGAAGACCCTACCTATGAGTATGATGTAAATATTGCTAAAATTTTAGAGAATGTTGGTATTCCTGCAAGCAAACACTATGACCTTATGTCAAGCCTAGATAGTGCAGATAAATTCAAAGTTTTACTAGCACAGGTTTTATATCCAAAACCTGATGTTTTATTTCTTGATGAGCCTACCAACAACCTTGATATTGAGACTATTAGCTGGTTAGAAAATGAACTTCAACGCCATGAAGGCACTATGGTTGTAATCTCACACGATAGACACTTTTTAAATGCTGTTGTTACTAATATACTTGATGTTGATTACCAAAAAATTCGTGAGTTTACAGGTACATATGATGACTGGTATATTGCGGCTAACGTAATAGCGAAACAACAAGAGCTTGGTAATGCTAAAAAAGAGAAAGAGAAAGAGGAGTTAGAAGCTTTTGTTCGTCGATTTTCAGCAAATGCCTCAAAAGCTAAACAGGCAACATCAAGACAGAGAAAACTTGATAAACTTGTTATTGATGATATTAAACCCTCTTCTAGAAGAGACCCTAGCATTGTTTTTAAAGCAAAAAGAGTTATGGGTGATGAAGCTCTAAATCTTGTTAACATAAATCACTCTTATGGTGACAATGAAGTTCTAAAAGACATAAACCTAAAATTCGATCCAGATGAAAAAGTTGCACTTATAGGTCCAAATGGTGCAGGTAAAACAACATTGGTAAAAATTATTATGGAAGAGATGAAACCAACAAGTGGTGAAGTTCACTGGGGTGCAACAGTTGAAAACAGTTACTTTCCACAAGACACAGCAGATACGATTAAGGGAAAAGGAACTCTTTATGATTGGCTAAGAGGATTTGACCCTAAGCGTGATATTGCTGAGATTAGAAACTGCCTTGGTCGTATGCTTTTTAATGGTGAGCAGCAAGAAAAATCTGTAGTAAGTATCTCTGGTGGTGAAAAACACAGAATGATGCTTAGTAAGATGATGCTTGAGGGTGGAAACTTTTTAGTTTTAGATGAGCCTTCGAATCATCTTGACCTAGAGGCTATTATTGCACTTGGTGAAGCACTATTAAACTTCAAAGGGAATGTTATCTGTGTATCTCATGACCGTGAGCTACTAGACGCTTTTGCTAATCGTATTATCGAAATACATGCGGATGGAAGCTTAACAGACTTCAAAGGTTCTTATGAAGAGTATGCTGAGGCCAAAGTAAGTGGACGTATATAA
- a CDS encoding DUF5718 family protein — MDVYKDFLGLGIAGNFALHLAQAGELEDFKDIITADEAAPKGMFPFHLPLHVEKAKAILNTYPLSSTTIKLPNKDVNIQAEPEIGLTCRLEYIDNKLSKIIPTHFGAYNDCSIRVKGASKISDKKNWGEASKGISDNLIAIDKFSAGGVMDNYSICSFLRRDGEVHSYGEDVELTGYSYFYEKLLDWMTNQINTQEDFGPLENLSEYISTCNNPKEAIISIGATRYTPYGECTFLKTGDEVVIVVYNAKSTSHAEVLKSVKNSSYDKANMSVLAQKVL; from the coding sequence GTGGACGTATATAAAGATTTTTTAGGGCTGGGAATTGCAGGTAACTTTGCACTTCACCTAGCTCAAGCCGGTGAACTAGAAGACTTCAAAGATATTATAACAGCCGATGAAGCAGCTCCTAAAGGGATGTTCCCTTTTCACCTTCCTCTACATGTAGAAAAAGCAAAAGCAATTTTAAACACCTACCCTCTCTCAAGCACTACCATTAAACTTCCAAATAAAGATGTCAATATTCAGGCTGAGCCAGAAATTGGACTTACATGTAGACTTGAATATATAGATAACAAACTCTCTAAAATTATTCCAACCCATTTTGGTGCCTATAACGACTGCTCCATAAGAGTAAAAGGTGCAAGTAAGATTAGTGACAAAAAAAACTGGGGCGAAGCATCTAAAGGAATTAGTGACAACTTAATTGCCATTGACAAATTTAGCGCTGGCGGAGTTATGGACAACTACTCAATATGCAGTTTTTTAAGAAGAGATGGTGAAGTTCACTCTTATGGTGAAGATGTAGAACTAACCGGTTATAGCTACTTTTACGAGAAGCTTCTTGACTGGATGACTAATCAAATAAATACTCAAGAAGATTTTGGTCCGCTGGAAAATTTGAGTGAGTATATATCTACATGTAACAATCCAAAAGAAGCAATTATAAGCATCGGGGCTACTAGATACACCCCTTATGGAGAGTGTACATTTTTAAAAACTGGAGATGAAGTAGTTATTGTTGTTTACAATGCCAAAAGCACTTCACATGCAGAAGTCTTAAAAAGTGTTAAAAACAGCTCCTACGATAAAGCTAACATGAGTGTTTTAGCTCAAAAGGTTTTGTAG
- a CDS encoding DUF1653 domain-containing protein — MKTGIYEHYKGNRYEVIDTLRHSETEVLMVLYRTMYGDEDLWARPYNMFFEEVEVDNKLVPRFKYIGKKSV, encoded by the coding sequence ATGAAAACAGGTATCTATGAACATTATAAGGGTAACCGCTATGAAGTCATAGATACCCTCAGACATAGTGAGACAGAGGTGCTTATGGTTCTTTACCGCACAATGTATGGAGATGAAGATCTATGGGCTCGACCATACAATATGTTTTTTGAAGAAGTAGAAGTAGATAACAAATTAGTTCCTCGGTTCAAATATATAGGAAAAAAAAGTGTCTAG
- a CDS encoding translation initiation factor — translation MSRGKKLDIFIGADIDDSWSEIQSPRKTTISNEILEPSKHFLFFKKEKRRGKTVTLVGEFHLPSNDSEATLKILKKKLGCGGTFKDGWMELQGELKDKLRALLAAEKFRFKNGH, via the coding sequence GTGTCTAGAGGCAAAAAACTAGATATCTTTATCGGTGCAGATATTGATGATAGCTGGTCAGAAATTCAATCGCCAAGAAAAACAACTATCTCTAATGAAATTTTAGAGCCATCAAAACACTTCTTATTTTTTAAAAAAGAAAAACGCCGTGGTAAAACTGTGACTCTTGTTGGTGAGTTTCATCTTCCCTCAAATGATTCTGAAGCTACTCTGAAAATTTTGAAGAAAAAGCTTGGTTGTGGTGGAACTTTTAAAGATGGGTGGATGGAGCTTCAAGGCGAGTTAAAAGATAAGCTTAGAGCTCTACTAGCAGCAGAAAAGTTTAGGTTTAAGAATGGGCACTAA